AGTGGCGACCTGTAAAGGGAACTATTGTGTGTTTTAAAGCTGGGCAGTGTGGACTCCATGTTGAGTTGTGTAACACAGTATATCAGAACTACGTATTGTAATGGGCAAGGTAGGAAAAAGGCAAGATTCTGCCAGAGAAGCAGCAGTGAAAAACAAGCTAGAATTGGGGAGTACAATCTTAGCGGAGAAATTGTTCTGCTTTTTGCCTTTGAGTGGTAGTAGCAAAAGAGTACCTGAGCTCTATCAGTGGTAGAAATAGGTCCCAAAATCTTTCACCACAAGGACTTGCAAAAGTGAGGGTTTGGGGAGAAGAATTAAGAAGAAGAGGATATACTGAGAGAAGAGGGATTTGGAAGACGGAGGAGGCAAATGCATCTATCCAGgctgaggagagggaggaggtaggAGGACCAGTGGAGCAAAGGGAATAGGTTTACCTGGAGAAGTGGCAGGGGGTCCGGTGGTAGGCTGGGGAGCCGCAGGGCTGCTGTCGATCTGCACCTGAAGGCATAAAACCACACACAGACCCTGCTCCCTACCATGCTTCTGGGACTGACCTGCCCTCTTTCCCCACCATCATGGCCATGGGACTCACCACCTTGTTGGGTGCCTGTTGGGCACTGTACTCTGGGTTTGGCTCACTGAAGTTAGGAACCTCAGAATAAACCATACAGAACCTGCAAGGTGAAAAAGTGGCCAAAGCCTTGGATTCATCCAAGTGGTGCCAGGCTGGAGACCTCAGGAAGGCACAGATACAGGGCATGAACTGCACACTTACACTGCCTCCCACAAACCTTAACTTACCCCCCTTCCCTTGATGCTTCTTCACCCCAATCCCCAAGACAGCACTTACTCTCCAATCTTCTGCAGATCTCCCCCACGGCCAGTGTATAGTGTCAGACAACCTTTGAACACTGAAGCATACCTGCAGGAGCAAAAAAAAAGCAGGATTGAGTGAGTACTGGACAAGTTACAGGGACTGTTAATACCACACTTCTTCACTGCTGCTGCTCTTCATAGCCCAGAGTCAGGGCTGGCTTACCCTTTGGTGAGTCGGATAATGTCCCCAGGTTGGATCAAGTTGCCCACATCGTCCCAGACAGAGATATTGATGCTGCCTGTTTTGTCTGCCACTTTGCAGGTCCGAACCTCGTGCCCGTCCTTTGTCTTTGTCACTCTGCCTGGAGGGAATAGATTAATGGGGGTGAAGGGATGGCCAATAAATGGGGGTGATGGCGATCAGAGGGAGGAGATCTGAATATTGGTGGGGTGAGGGAAAGGGTGTACAAAAAGGGCAAAACCCAAATCCCCGGGGCAGGGGATGAGGCCCTGGGTAAGGAGGCAGTGGAGGAGCCAGCACCATGGAGAGGGCTCTGAGTGGAAGAAGGCTCGCGTGGCTCTGGAGGAAGGGATCTGGCATGAGTTCTCTCTACCCTATACCCAGCTGCGACTCCGAAAGAGATCTGGCGTGAACGGTGACTTCGGGGCGGGCCTGCCATCCAAAGTGCAAGCTAAGGATGGAAACTGTGTTCTCCTCTCCCTGCCACCCTACCCCCCACAGCCCCCCGCCCGCCCTGCCCCGCACACGAATCCGCGCCGGGGGCCCACCGCCCCCAGTATAGCCACCTGTCTCCAACACAATGAAGATGAGATTCAGATTCTTGAGTCCCGGCTTGATATCTTTCACGAAGGTCTCCGTCGTCATGCTGCCCGAGCCTCGGCACCCCACTGGAGGGGGGAAAGGGAGATGGAGGCTCAACGCCTGGCGAATTCGTCCCCATGCTCCACTTCCTAAGGCCTACCTACCACACTCGGTTGGGGTCAGGCAGCCTCCAACCCAAAGGTTAGAAACGAACTTCCCCGGGAGCCTCCAACTTCAAGATCAGAACCTGGGGGGCTCTGGATAGGCTGCTTCAGGGCTGGAAGGCCCCCTCCCGGGATGCTCTTTCAGTCTGTAGCCCCGAAGTGGGAGGAGTTGAAGGAGACTGGGGTAGGGAACCCGGTGCAGAGCCAAGCACTGGAATTTTACTCGCCAGACATCCCGGAACCCTCATTCAGACAGCCCGGGGACTCGGTCCATCCCCTCCCCCAACCACGACCCATTACCCACCCAGCCAGTCGGCCGGACCGTGCACGCCGCTGAGGCACCCGCAGGGGGAGCCACAGGCCCCGCTGCTGCCGGATGCAGCCCGATGGAACCCGGGAGTGTGGACATTCCCGGAAGTTTCCCCTGGCCTCCTCCGACCAATCAGCACTGCCTGGTCGCGCCCCGCGTCCCGCCGTCCACCCAGACCCAGCCAATCGGGATCGGGAACTCACGCACTTCGAAGGGACGGATTCCAAGTATTAAAGGGACCTCCTAGATGGTTGGCTACGCAAGGGGGTAAAATTGACCACCGGGATGCTTCAAGCCCCAACTTCCTTACCTGGTTGAGAGAATTCACTTAAAGCCACGGCTC
Above is a window of Choloepus didactylus isolate mChoDid1 chromosome 8, mChoDid1.pri, whole genome shotgun sequence DNA encoding:
- the NABP2 gene encoding SOSS complex subunit B1 isoform X5, which encodes MTTETFVKDIKPGLKNLNLIFIVLETGRVTKTKDGHEVRTCKVADKTGSINISVWDDVGNLIQPGDIIRLTKGYASVFKGCLTLYTGRGGDLQKIGEFCMVYSEVPNFSEPNPEYSAQQAPNKVVQIDSSPAAPQPTTGPPATSPAPASLAASPATRLLALLVHPATLSVTAKKPGGAARDSKTLFFLPAISASPVSAGEQDSLLLGCWLWGKGEAVF
- the NABP2 gene encoding SOSS complex subunit B1 isoform X1, which translates into the protein MGTNSPGVEPPSPFPPSSGVPRLGQHDDGDLRERYQAGTQESESHLHCVGDRVTKTKDGHEVRTCKVADKTGSINISVWDDVGNLIQPGDIIRLTKGYASVFKGCLTLYTGRGGDLQKIGEFCMVYSEVPNFSEPNPEYSAQQAPNKVVQIDSSPAAPQPTTGPPATSPAPASLAASPATRLLALLVHPATLSVTAKKPGGAARDSKTLFFLPAISASPVSAGEQDSLLLGCWLWGKGEAVF
- the NABP2 gene encoding SOSS complex subunit B1 isoform X2; amino-acid sequence: MGTNSPGVEPPSPFPPSSGVPRLGQHDDGDLRERYQAGTQESESHLHCVGDRVTKTKDGHEVRTCKVADKTGSINISVWDDVGNLIQPGDIIRLTKGYASVFKGCLTLYTGRGGDLQKIGEFCMVYSEVPNFSEPNPEYSAQQAPNKVVQIDSSPAAPQPTTGPPATSPASESQNGNGLSTPPGPGGGPHPPHAPPHPPSTRITRSQPSHTPAGPPGAPSNPVSNGKETRRSSKR
- the NABP2 gene encoding SOSS complex subunit B1 isoform X3 produces the protein MGCRGSGSMTTETFVKDIKPGLKNLNLIFIVLETGRVTKTKDGHEVRTCKVADKTGSINISVWDDVGNLIQPGDIIRLTKGYASVFKGCLTLYTGRGGDLQKIGEFCMVYSEVPNFSEPNPEYSAQQAPNKVVQIDSSPAAPQPTTGPPATSPAPASLAASPATRLLALLVHPATLSVTAKKPGGAARDSKTLFFLPAISASPVSAGEQDSLLLGCWLWGKGEAVF
- the NABP2 gene encoding SOSS complex subunit B1 isoform X4, whose amino-acid sequence is MGCRGSGSMTTETFVKDIKPGLKNLNLIFIVLETGRVTKTKDGHEVRTCKVADKTGSINISVWDDVGNLIQPGDIIRLTKGYASVFKGCLTLYTGRGGDLQKIGEFCMVYSEVPNFSEPNPEYSAQQAPNKVVQIDSSPAAPQPTTGPPATSPASESQNGNGLSTPPGPGGGPHPPHAPPHPPSTRITRSQPSHTPAGPPGAPSNPVSNGKETRRSSKR